In one window of Microbacterium sp. PM5 DNA:
- a CDS encoding sugar ABC transporter permease: MSTSTRPGETRAARDRATATRDHRPRRARWSREAVVGLALVAPALAFYALFVLVPLGSTVQYSFYNWNGVTTATWAGIDNYVRIFTDAQLLGPIVNALTLILYFSIIPVTVGLIAAALIRKLGGSRLASVSRTVLFLPQVIPLVAAGIMWTWLLAADGAINQFLTAIGLGGITRAWLGDFDTALPAVGVIGAWVSLGLCMLLLLAGMTKIDPALYEAARIDGAGPIREFFTVTLPAIRQELGVAVLITVIGALRSFDIIYISTQGGPGRSTMVPGLEIYYLAFFERQVGQASALAVVLTVLVLAVVLPLNKLTRGKDES, encoded by the coding sequence ATGAGCACGTCCACGCGGCCCGGGGAGACCCGGGCCGCGCGGGACCGTGCGACGGCGACCCGCGACCATCGCCCGCGCCGCGCGCGATGGTCGCGGGAGGCTGTCGTCGGTCTCGCGCTCGTCGCCCCCGCGCTGGCCTTCTACGCGCTGTTCGTCCTCGTGCCGCTCGGCTCGACCGTGCAGTACTCCTTCTACAACTGGAACGGCGTCACCACCGCGACCTGGGCCGGCATCGACAACTACGTGCGTATCTTCACCGACGCGCAGCTGCTCGGTCCCATCGTCAACGCGCTGACCCTCATCCTCTACTTCTCGATCATCCCGGTGACGGTCGGCCTCATCGCCGCGGCCCTCATCCGCAAGCTCGGAGGCAGCCGCCTCGCATCGGTGTCGCGCACCGTCCTGTTCCTCCCGCAGGTCATCCCGCTGGTCGCGGCGGGCATCATGTGGACCTGGCTGCTGGCCGCCGACGGCGCGATCAACCAGTTCCTCACGGCGATCGGCCTCGGCGGCATCACCCGCGCGTGGCTCGGCGACTTCGACACGGCGCTGCCGGCCGTCGGCGTCATCGGTGCGTGGGTGTCGCTGGGCCTCTGCATGCTGCTGCTGCTCGCGGGCATGACCAAGATCGATCCCGCCCTGTACGAGGCCGCTCGTATCGACGGTGCGGGGCCCATCCGTGAGTTCTTCACGGTCACGCTGCCCGCCATCCGTCAGGAACTCGGCGTCGCGGTACTGATCACCGTGATCGGGGCCCTGCGCAGCTTCGACATCATCTACATCTCGACGCAGGGCGGGCCCGGCCGCAGCACCATGGTGCCCGGGCTCGAGATCTACTACCTCGCCTTCTTCGAGCGCCAGGTCGGACAGGCCTCCGCACTCGCGGTCGTGCTGACCGTGCTCGTGCTCGCCGTCGTGCTGCCGCTGAACAAGCTCACCCGCGGAAAGGACGAGAGCTGA
- a CDS encoding LacI family DNA-binding transcriptional regulator, with amino-acid sequence MARTRVTLSQVAKEAGVAASTASLVLAGRADELRISATAQERVRDAARRLGYRPNALSTGLRTGTTRTLGFVSDSVASSQLAGEMIRGAIEAARARGYMVFVGETAGDAHLERDLLDAMFDRQVDGVVLATMMTHARAIPVEATRMPTVLLNIEPTDDADYVRVLPDEVAAGADAARLLVDSGHRRIHLIGVGDDPATAHPFGLAAAQRLRGALAVFAETGQQIVSARPTVQWLPPEGFRLVSEVLDSGAEVDALLCFNDRLAMGAYQALQERGVRVPEDVSVLSFDDTSFARWLRPGLTTFAFPQRALGRAAADELIDLIERGAATDGSSAPPAHLVPLPLRMRASVADRT; translated from the coding sequence ATGGCGCGCACGCGCGTGACTCTGTCGCAGGTGGCCAAGGAGGCCGGAGTGGCGGCATCCACGGCATCGCTCGTGCTCGCGGGGCGAGCCGACGAGCTGCGGATCTCGGCGACGGCGCAGGAACGCGTGCGCGACGCGGCACGCCGTCTCGGCTACCGCCCCAACGCACTGTCGACGGGGCTGCGCACCGGGACGACGCGCACGCTGGGGTTCGTCTCCGACTCGGTGGCCTCGTCGCAACTGGCCGGAGAGATGATCCGCGGCGCGATCGAGGCGGCACGTGCCCGCGGCTATATGGTCTTCGTCGGCGAGACGGCCGGTGACGCGCATCTGGAGCGCGACCTGCTCGACGCGATGTTCGACCGGCAGGTCGACGGGGTGGTGCTGGCCACGATGATGACCCACGCGCGCGCTATCCCTGTGGAGGCGACCCGCATGCCGACCGTGCTGCTGAACATCGAGCCGACCGACGACGCCGACTACGTGCGCGTGCTGCCGGACGAGGTCGCGGCCGGTGCCGACGCCGCGCGCCTGCTCGTGGACAGCGGGCACCGGCGCATCCATCTGATCGGCGTCGGTGACGACCCGGCCACCGCGCACCCCTTCGGCCTCGCCGCCGCCCAACGCCTGCGCGGCGCCCTCGCCGTGTTCGCCGAGACGGGGCAGCAGATCGTGTCGGCTCGTCCGACGGTGCAGTGGCTGCCGCCGGAGGGCTTTCGTCTCGTGTCGGAGGTGCTCGACAGTGGCGCCGAGGTCGATGCGCTCCTGTGCTTCAACGACCGCCTGGCGATGGGCGCCTACCAGGCGCTCCAGGAGCGCGGGGTGCGTGTGCCCGAAGACGTCTCGGTGCTCTCGTTCGACGACACGTCGTTCGCCCGCTGGCTGCGGCCGGGCCTGACGACCTTCGCCTTCCCGCAGCGCGCGCTCGGCCGCGCCGCCGCGGACGAACTCATCGACCTGATCGAGCGCGGTGCCGCGACGGACGGATCATCCGCTCCCCCGGCGCACCTGGTTCCGCTGCCGTTGCGGATGCGCGCCTCGGTCGCCGACCGGACTTAG
- a CDS encoding extracellular solute-binding protein, giving the protein MERQTTMSNTKRMRGWAVLATTVTAGLALTACAPPGADTSGTQAPTGAVTLSCGTDPVTLSAYVETGFPLFNDLTAEFTKQFPNVTFNTREDQFAVITQNAPRVLVDSPPDIMRLPTIVDLVNDKLLYNLDAYATGYGWDKWPSSQLEQLRVNDQGQRGDGSLYAMGVNYSVTGVFYNKKLAAQIGMTSAPTTLAELDADLQKAKDAGITPIAQFNGGATGGLAFPLQALMASYGKPSTINDWIFLKDGATIDTPENVKAAEHLDSWIKAGYFADDANSMDYSQMISRFTSGQSLFIFDGDWESGNFDTQMPGDVGFFLAPPLEAGGQNGAMSAPLTYGVSAKAAHPDCAAFFFNWVATNETARTIAVEKGGSHPMGPADAFMPAVKDGTVTAETLAAGAQLSQNNGSMDFIANATGSIYAKSLTPNLQELFAGKQTPAGLLTQVQTDYLSSKKG; this is encoded by the coding sequence ATGGAAAGGCAGACAACGATGTCGAACACGAAGCGCATGCGCGGCTGGGCGGTTCTCGCCACGACCGTGACCGCGGGCCTTGCCCTCACCGCCTGTGCCCCTCCCGGAGCCGACACCTCCGGCACCCAGGCGCCGACCGGTGCCGTGACCCTCAGCTGCGGTACCGACCCGGTCACCCTCAGCGCCTACGTCGAAACCGGCTTCCCGCTGTTCAACGACCTCACCGCGGAGTTCACGAAGCAGTTCCCGAACGTGACCTTCAACACCCGCGAAGACCAGTTCGCGGTCATCACGCAGAACGCGCCCCGCGTGCTCGTCGACTCTCCGCCGGACATCATGCGCCTGCCCACCATCGTCGACCTGGTGAACGACAAGCTGCTGTACAACCTCGACGCCTACGCGACCGGCTACGGCTGGGACAAGTGGCCGTCGTCGCAGCTCGAGCAGCTGCGGGTCAACGACCAGGGTCAGCGCGGCGACGGTTCGCTGTACGCGATGGGGGTCAACTACTCCGTCACCGGTGTCTTCTACAACAAGAAGCTCGCCGCACAGATCGGCATGACCTCCGCGCCCACGACGCTGGCCGAGCTCGACGCCGACCTGCAGAAGGCGAAGGATGCCGGCATCACCCCGATCGCGCAGTTCAACGGCGGCGCGACCGGTGGCCTCGCCTTCCCGCTGCAGGCGCTGATGGCCAGCTACGGCAAGCCGAGCACGATCAACGACTGGATCTTCCTCAAGGACGGCGCCACGATCGACACCCCGGAGAACGTCAAGGCCGCCGAGCACCTCGACTCCTGGATCAAGGCGGGATACTTCGCCGACGACGCGAACTCGATGGACTACTCGCAGATGATCAGCCGGTTCACCAGCGGGCAGAGCCTGTTCATCTTCGACGGCGACTGGGAGTCGGGCAACTTCGACACCCAGATGCCGGGCGACGTGGGCTTCTTCCTCGCTCCGCCGCTGGAGGCCGGCGGGCAGAACGGTGCCATGTCGGCCCCGCTGACGTACGGTGTGTCGGCCAAGGCCGCTCACCCCGACTGCGCGGCGTTCTTCTTCAACTGGGTCGCCACCAACGAGACGGCCCGCACGATCGCCGTCGAGAAGGGCGGCTCGCACCCCATGGGACCGGCCGACGCCTTCATGCCCGCCGTCAAGGACGGCACGGTGACGGCGGAGACGCTCGCCGCCGGTGCGCAGCTGTCGCAGAACAACGGGTCGATGGACTTCATCGCCAACGCCACCGGCTCGATCTACGCGAAGAGCCTCACGCCCAACCTGCAGGAGCTGTTCGCCGGCAAGCAGACCCCCGCCGGCCTGCTCACCCAGGTGCAGACCGACTACCTGAGCAGCAAGAAGGGCTGA
- a CDS encoding alpha/beta hydrolase fold domain-containing protein has product MSSTARPPLDPGVARAFDELDDIVVSITADDVPRLRRNAAPATEAELTAHGAFVRTLHTVGVGSSAVPVVVSVPVEACRPVPVLLHLHGGGLVSGDADSEMPALIALADRVGCAVVSVEYRLAPEHPYPAALEDAMAALRWVSGPEAPAALDRERIVVTGVSAGAGLAAALALYSRDHSGPRPLGLLLQAPMLDHRSSSPSAKQMAGHGSWDRAANEVAWAAYLGDDDRDAPVSPYASAALAADLSDLPPVFIDVGSAETFRDECVAFADAIWRAGGDAELHVWPGGTHAFDLMAPWLPISRDARRARRAWLRRILRRA; this is encoded by the coding sequence ATGAGCTCCACCGCCCGGCCGCCACTCGACCCGGGGGTCGCGCGCGCGTTCGACGAACTCGACGACATCGTCGTGTCCATCACCGCCGACGACGTCCCTCGTCTGCGACGCAACGCCGCGCCGGCGACCGAGGCCGAGCTGACCGCCCACGGCGCCTTCGTCCGCACGCTGCACACGGTGGGCGTCGGCTCCTCGGCCGTGCCGGTCGTCGTCAGCGTGCCGGTCGAGGCGTGCCGGCCCGTGCCGGTGCTGCTGCACCTGCACGGCGGCGGGCTCGTCTCCGGCGACGCCGACTCCGAGATGCCCGCCCTCATCGCGCTGGCCGATCGTGTGGGCTGCGCTGTCGTGTCGGTCGAGTACCGCCTCGCCCCCGAGCATCCGTACCCCGCGGCGCTCGAGGACGCGATGGCGGCGCTGCGCTGGGTGAGCGGACCGGAGGCCCCGGCCGCGCTCGATCGCGAGCGCATCGTGGTGACCGGCGTCAGCGCCGGCGCCGGCCTGGCCGCCGCGCTCGCGCTCTACTCCCGCGACCACAGCGGGCCGCGGCCCCTGGGCCTGCTCCTGCAGGCGCCGATGCTCGACCATCGCTCCAGCTCTCCCTCGGCGAAGCAGATGGCCGGTCATGGATCCTGGGACCGCGCTGCCAACGAGGTGGCCTGGGCGGCCTACCTCGGCGACGACGACCGCGATGCTCCGGTGTCGCCGTACGCGTCCGCCGCTCTCGCGGCCGATCTGAGCGATCTGCCGCCCGTGTTCATCGACGTCGGTTCGGCGGAGACCTTCCGCGACGAGTGCGTCGCCTTCGCCGACGCCATCTGGCGCGCGGGCGGAGACGCGGAGCTGCACGTGTGGCCCGGGGGAACGCATGCCTTCGACCTCATGGCCCCGTGGCTGCCGATCTCCCGCGACGCCCGCCGCGCGCGTCGGGCGTGGCTGCGCCGCATCCTCCGCCGAGCGTGA
- a CDS encoding carbohydrate ABC transporter permease, which yields MKTSAVEVWSGRLLLIVVMALTIIPFISLFVTALHAPGTYPAGLSWPDEPHWDNFALAFQSADMLKMLGSSMLIELGVVPVSLLVATLAGFALGHLKVPFSRTLFVVFVLGLTLPIEGIIVPIYYQIRSYGLLNTQWAIVLPLIGLFMPFAVMWMRAHFVNMPHELTEAARTDGATTWQLFWRIHVPLSGPAISSLAILLFLWTWNQFLLAIVLVDDPTKRTMAGALGAFQGQWGTDIPLLCAGSILILLPTLIVFLVFQRQFVAALLQGAVKG from the coding sequence ATGAAGACCTCCGCCGTCGAGGTGTGGTCCGGCCGCCTCCTGCTCATCGTCGTCATGGCGCTGACGATCATCCCGTTCATCTCGCTGTTCGTCACCGCGCTGCACGCCCCGGGCACCTATCCCGCCGGTCTGTCGTGGCCCGACGAGCCGCACTGGGACAACTTCGCACTCGCGTTCCAGTCCGCCGACATGCTCAAGATGCTCGGCTCGAGCATGCTCATCGAGCTCGGCGTCGTTCCCGTGAGCCTTCTGGTGGCGACCCTCGCGGGCTTCGCCCTCGGTCACTTGAAGGTGCCCTTCTCGCGTACCCTCTTCGTCGTCTTCGTGCTCGGTCTGACGCTGCCCATCGAGGGCATCATCGTGCCGATCTACTACCAGATCCGCAGCTACGGCCTGCTCAACACCCAGTGGGCCATCGTCCTCCCGCTGATCGGTCTGTTCATGCCGTTCGCCGTCATGTGGATGCGCGCGCACTTCGTCAACATGCCGCACGAGCTCACCGAGGCCGCGCGGACCGACGGCGCCACCACCTGGCAGCTGTTCTGGCGCATCCACGTGCCCCTGTCGGGCCCGGCGATCTCGTCGCTCGCGATCCTGCTGTTCCTGTGGACCTGGAACCAGTTCCTGCTCGCGATCGTTCTCGTCGACGACCCCACGAAGCGCACGATGGCCGGTGCTCTCGGCGCGTTCCAGGGGCAGTGGGGAACCGACATCCCGCTGCTGTGTGCGGGCTCGATCCTCATCCTGCTGCCCACGCTGATCGTGTTCCTGGTGTTCCAGCGGCAGTTCGTCGCGGCGCTGCTCCAGGGCGCGGTGAAGGGATGA
- a CDS encoding adenine phosphoribosyltransferase — MTSEALAHAESLIAGIPDFPQPGVLFRDISPLLADARALRTVVDAVIEPFVGQFDVVAGVEARGFMLAGAVAIAAGVGMAPIRKAGKLPRPAASVSYALEYGTAEIEMSDDLAAGTRVLLVDDILATGGTLRAGQHLLDELGLQLAGTAVLMELVELQGRAVCGPVHSVFRV; from the coding sequence GTGACTTCCGAGGCCCTCGCCCACGCCGAATCGCTCATCGCCGGCATCCCCGACTTCCCGCAGCCGGGCGTGCTGTTCCGCGACATCTCCCCGCTGCTCGCCGACGCGCGGGCGCTGCGCACCGTCGTGGATGCCGTGATCGAACCGTTCGTCGGGCAGTTCGACGTCGTCGCAGGCGTCGAGGCGCGTGGGTTCATGCTGGCCGGCGCCGTCGCGATCGCGGCGGGTGTGGGCATGGCCCCGATCCGCAAGGCGGGCAAGCTGCCGCGGCCCGCGGCATCCGTGTCGTATGCCCTCGAGTACGGCACGGCCGAGATCGAGATGAGCGACGACCTCGCAGCCGGAACGCGCGTGCTGCTGGTCGACGACATCCTCGCCACGGGCGGCACCCTGCGTGCGGGCCAGCACCTGCTCGACGAGCTCGGGCTGCAGCTGGCGGGGACGGCGGTGCTGATGGAGCTCGTCGAGCTTCAGGGGCGCGCGGTGTGCGGCCCGGTCCATTCCGTCTTCCGGGTCTAA